One Sebastes umbrosus isolate fSebUmb1 chromosome 6, fSebUmb1.pri, whole genome shotgun sequence DNA window includes the following coding sequences:
- the plekhg5b gene encoding pleckstrin homology domain-containing family G member 5 isoform X1 yields the protein MFLYWKKRGAYELEAMPPSLTQMGIERYSWSSSLDVIHDLCDDKPVQEEDWVVCQHPECPERRRASKVCHHPDCQDLNNKSPLHLCESCDSRSHSENTDNMHFDRHPRFDLQPQASILARNVSTRSCPPRTSPPSDLEEEDEGSSDRGERKTGGMKLVKKKTRRRHTDDPSKECFSLKFDLNVDINTEIVPAMKKKTLREVLGPVFERNGIELSRVDLFLDQSNTPLSLNFEAYRFGGHYLKVKARVGDELKVEQGVKDLRSLSLPNMKPSGGQSPYILTPGNERVEHGSLGRKESVDLLGQARRRKNMTEFLGETNIPAPDALGLGGSLPGAGPDSWKNRAASRFSGFFSSNAGAGPFGKESDRLEQLQSKLHSYMLFGLPKVPRQLSFHQDSWEEEEETNLVLEDSWQMLLDNSETLTRRQFHQQEAIWELLQTEATYIKKLRVITDLFLSGLLNLQESGLLMEVEPAKLFSNIQDLVILHTSLWNQVMLPVLEKARQARALLDPTDLHHGFRTFGSRFQPYIIYCMEEEGCMENMRTLLRDNELFRTYVTWGETHKQCNRLKLADMLAKPHQRLTKYPLLLKSVLKKTDEPSARDIVNSMVAAVEDFINSVESEMRHRQEQQKLATISARIDSYEAVEGSSEEVEKILKDYNCFDLMAPMIGISPKETRQLHLEGALRMKEGKDSRMDVYCVLFTDQLLITKPVKKVEKVKIIRQPLLIHNVVCKELKDPGSFILIYLNEFKSAVAAYTFQANSATQGRSWIDAICNIQNQHQKLRNEELLQEEEEEEDESSNSTPSSPCLRHEDQQNSSQSDGSTETLSVMDIDEPGELQEPPSPNMNLEGTSKKDSDVALLSERTEVQQSQPASSNRVHLSVYSERDQETGPDGEELDPQCRSLSMDSAYGTLSPESLLRELQPQPGQSKGEEAEEDEGDGEVEEAEQEETEFEEVEEEQEEEEEEDATSLGSQVSVVQSSKPRRRPHVQSRVPCLLKLPTMTLSRSEDNLLQRLQGETPASHHTHSLSSNEQDQSECRDKDTSPLAHSRSLTELGPNCMELFSSDLDQSEDSLSMSMPSHKLCATLRRAQARHGHPAIAELREGNESQSNSSDGETAPSACVERTNKSTATEDSGEASPKKRKSPAQQHKKLTLAQLYRIRTTLVLNSTLTASEV from the exons gTTTGCCACCACCCAGACTGCCAAGACCTGAATAACAAAAGCCCCCTTCACCTGtgtgagtcatgtgactcacgCAGCCATTCGGAGAACACGGACAACATGCACTTTGACCGGCACCCCCGATTTGACTTACAGCCTCAAG CCTCCATCCTGGCTCGGAACGTGTCCACACGCTCCTGTCCCCCGCGCACCAGCCCCCCCTCCGACctagaggaagaggatgaggggAGCAGTGACCGCGG AGAGCGCAAAACGGGGGGGATGAAGTTGGTGAAAAAGAAGACAAGGAGACGACACACTGAC GACCCCAGCAAGGAGTGCTTCAGCCTTAAGTTTGATCTCAACGTGGATATAAACACAGAAATTGTACCTGCAATGAAAAAGAAAACCCTGAG AGAGGTTCTAGGTCCAGTGTTTGAGAGGAACGGCATCGAGCTGTCCCGGGTCGACTTGTTCCTGGATCAGTCCAACACGCCGCTGTCCCTCAACTTCGAGGCCTACCGTTTTGGAGGACACTACCTCAAAGTCAAAG CACGAGTAGGGGATGAGCTGAAGGTGGAGCAGGGTGTGAAGGACCTGCGGTCGCTCAGTCTGCCCAACATGAAGCCCTCTGGAGGTCAGAGCCCCTACATCCTCACCCCAGGcaacgagagggtggagcatGGATCTCTGGGACGCAAAGAAAGCGTGGATCTGTTG GGTCAGGCTCGACGGAGGAAGAACATGACAGAGTTCCTGGGAGAGACTAATATTCCTGCTCCGGATGCTCTGGGACTGGGTGGCTCTCTGCCCGGTGCCGGTCCTGACAGCTGGAAGAACCGAGCCGCCAGCCGCTTCAGCGGCTTCTTCAGCTCCAACGCTGGAGCGGGGCCCTTTGGCAAG GAGTCGGACCgtctggagcagctccagagcAAACTCCATTCCTACATGTTGTTCGGGCTTCCCAAGGTGCCGCGGCAGCTCTCCTTCCACCAGGACtcctgggaggaggaggaggagaccaaCCTGGTCCTGGAAGACAGTTGGCAGATGCTACTGGACAACTCAGAG acatTGACAAGGCGACAGTTCCACCAACAGGAGGCAATATGGGAGCTGCTGCAGACGGAGGCAACTTACATAAAGAAACTCCGAGTCATCACTGAT CTGTTCCTGAGTGGGCTGCTGAACCTGCAGGAGAGCGGCCTGCTGATGGAGGTGGAGCCCGCCAAGCTGTTCAGTAACATCCAGGATCTTGTCATCCTCCACACGTCCCTGTGGAACCAGGTCATGCTGCCCGTCCTCGAGAAGGCCAGGCAGGCCCGGGCGTTGCTCGACCCCACCGACCTTCACCACGGCTTCAGGACG TTTGGCTCCAGATTCCAGCCCTACATCATTTActgcatggaggaggaaggctgCATGGAGAACATGCGCACGCTTCTCAGGGACAATGAGCTCTTCAGGACCTACGTCACG TGGGGAGAGACCCATAAGCAGTGTAACCGTCTGAAGCTGGCCGACATGTTGGCGAAGCCTCATCAGAGACTGACCAAATATCCACTCCTACTGAAGAGCGTTCTCAAGAAGACGGACGAGCCATCGGCCCGTGATATTGTCAACAGCATG GTGGCCGCAGTAGAGGACTTCATCAACAGCGTGGAGTCCGAGATGCGACATCGTCAGGAACAACAGAAGCTGGCCACCATCTCTGCCCGTATAGACTCCTACGAAGCCGTAGAGGGCAGCAGTGAAGAAGTGGAGAAG ATCCTCAAGGATTACAACTGCTTCGACCTCATGGCTCCCATGATAGGAATTTCACCGAAGGAGACTCGACAGCTGCATCTTGAGGGAGCGCTGAGGATGAAAGAGGGCAAAGACAGTAGG ATGGACGTCTACTGTGTCCTGTTCACCGACCAGCTGCTAATTACCAAGCCAGTGAAAAAAGTGGAGAAAGTCAAGATCATCCGCCAGCCTCTCCTCATTCACAACGTCGTCTGTAAGGAGCTCAAAGACCCTG GCTCATTCATCCTCATCTACCTCAACGAGTTTAAGAGTGCAGTAGCAGCCTACACTTTCCAAGCCAACAGCGCCACCCAGGGGCGAAGCTGGATCGATGCAATCTGCAACATCCAG AACCAGCACCAGAAGCTTCGCAATGAGGAGCTCCttcaagaggaggaggaggaggaagatgagagcAGCAACTCCACCCCAAGTTCCCCATGCCTGAGGCACGAAGACCAGCAGAACTCAAG TCAATCAGATGGTTCCACTGAGACCCTGTCAGTGATGGACATTGATGAACCAGGCGAACTCCAAGAGCCTCCCTCCCCGAACATGAACCTCGAGGGAACCAGTAAGAAAGACTCCGATGTGGCTCTCCTGTCTGAGAGGACTGAGGTCCAGCAGTCTCAGCCCGCGAGCTCCAACAGAGTTCACCTCAGTGTTTACTCTGAGCGCGATCAGGAGACGGGTCCCGACGGCGAGGAGCTGGACCCCCAGTGTCGCTCTCTTTCCATGGACAGCGCCTACGGCACCCTCTCCCCTGAATCCCTCCTGAGAGAACTTCAGCCTCAGCCCGGCCAAAGTAAAGGAGAGGAGGCTGAGGAGGACGAGGGAGACGGGGAGGTCGAGGAGGCTGAGCAGGAAGAGACAGAATTTGAGGAGGTagaagaagagcaggaggaggaggaggaggaggatgctaCCTCACTGGGGTCCCAGGTGTCAGTAGTCCAGTCTTCTAAACCTCGCCGGCGGCCTCACGTTCAGTCCCGAGTCCCCTGCCTCCTGAAGCTGCCCACTATGACCTTATCCCGCTCTGAGGACAATCTGCTGCAGCGCCTCCAGGGTGAAACCCCCGCatcccaccacacacactcactcagctCTAATGAGCAGGACCAATCAGAATGTAGGGACAAGGACACGTCACCTCTGGCACACAGTAGAAGCCTGACGGAGCTGGGCCCAAACTGCATGGAGCTGTTTTCCAGTGACCTCGACCAGTCTGAAGACAGCTTGAGCATGAGCATGCCCTCCCACAAACTCTGTGCCACCCTGAGGAGGGCGCAGGCCAGGCACGGCCACCCGGCAATCGCCGAACTACGCGAGGGTAATGAGTCCCAAAGCAACAGCTCGGACGGGGAAACGGCTCCATCTGCCTGCGTAGAAAGGACAAACAAGTCAACAGCCACCGAGGATTCGGGGGAAGCGTCACCTAAAAAGAGGAAATCACCGGCCCAGCAGCACAAGAAGCTGACACTAGCTCAGCTGTATAGAATACGCACCACTCTGGTCCTCAACTCCACACTCACTGCATC gGAGGTATAA
- the plekhg5b gene encoding pleckstrin homology domain-containing family G member 5 isoform X5 codes for MVCHHPDCQDLNNKSPLHLCESCDSRSHSENTDNMHFDRHPRFDLQPQASILARNVSTRSCPPRTSPPSDLEEEDEGSSDRGERKTGGMKLVKKKTRRRHTDDPSKECFSLKFDLNVDINTEIVPAMKKKTLREVLGPVFERNGIELSRVDLFLDQSNTPLSLNFEAYRFGGHYLKVKARVGDELKVEQGVKDLRSLSLPNMKPSGGQSPYILTPGNERVEHGSLGRKESVDLLGQARRRKNMTEFLGETNIPAPDALGLGGSLPGAGPDSWKNRAASRFSGFFSSNAGAGPFGKESDRLEQLQSKLHSYMLFGLPKVPRQLSFHQDSWEEEEETNLVLEDSWQMLLDNSETLTRRQFHQQEAIWELLQTEATYIKKLRVITDLFLSGLLNLQESGLLMEVEPAKLFSNIQDLVILHTSLWNQVMLPVLEKARQARALLDPTDLHHGFRTFGSRFQPYIIYCMEEEGCMENMRTLLRDNELFRTYVTWGETHKQCNRLKLADMLAKPHQRLTKYPLLLKSVLKKTDEPSARDIVNSMVAAVEDFINSVESEMRHRQEQQKLATISARIDSYEAVEGSSEEVEKILKDYNCFDLMAPMIGISPKETRQLHLEGALRMKEGKDSRMDVYCVLFTDQLLITKPVKKVEKVKIIRQPLLIHNVVCKELKDPGSFILIYLNEFKSAVAAYTFQANSATQGRSWIDAICNIQNQHQKLRNEELLQEEEEEEDESSNSTPSSPCLRHEDQQNSSQSDGSTETLSVMDIDEPGELQEPPSPNMNLEGTSKKDSDVALLSERTEVQQSQPASSNRVHLSVYSERDQETGPDGEELDPQCRSLSMDSAYGTLSPESLLRELQPQPGQSKGEEAEEDEGDGEVEEAEQEETEFEEVEEEQEEEEEEDATSLGSQVSVVQSSKPRRRPHVQSRVPCLLKLPTMTLSRSEDNLLQRLQGETPASHHTHSLSSNEQDQSECRDKDTSPLAHSRSLTELGPNCMELFSSDLDQSEDSLSMSMPSHKLCATLRRAQARHGHPAIAELREGNESQSNSSDGETAPSACVERTNKSTATEDSGEASPKKRKSPAQQHKKLTLAQLYRIRTTLVLNSTLTASEV; via the exons gTTTGCCACCACCCAGACTGCCAAGACCTGAATAACAAAAGCCCCCTTCACCTGtgtgagtcatgtgactcacgCAGCCATTCGGAGAACACGGACAACATGCACTTTGACCGGCACCCCCGATTTGACTTACAGCCTCAAG CCTCCATCCTGGCTCGGAACGTGTCCACACGCTCCTGTCCCCCGCGCACCAGCCCCCCCTCCGACctagaggaagaggatgaggggAGCAGTGACCGCGG AGAGCGCAAAACGGGGGGGATGAAGTTGGTGAAAAAGAAGACAAGGAGACGACACACTGAC GACCCCAGCAAGGAGTGCTTCAGCCTTAAGTTTGATCTCAACGTGGATATAAACACAGAAATTGTACCTGCAATGAAAAAGAAAACCCTGAG AGAGGTTCTAGGTCCAGTGTTTGAGAGGAACGGCATCGAGCTGTCCCGGGTCGACTTGTTCCTGGATCAGTCCAACACGCCGCTGTCCCTCAACTTCGAGGCCTACCGTTTTGGAGGACACTACCTCAAAGTCAAAG CACGAGTAGGGGATGAGCTGAAGGTGGAGCAGGGTGTGAAGGACCTGCGGTCGCTCAGTCTGCCCAACATGAAGCCCTCTGGAGGTCAGAGCCCCTACATCCTCACCCCAGGcaacgagagggtggagcatGGATCTCTGGGACGCAAAGAAAGCGTGGATCTGTTG GGTCAGGCTCGACGGAGGAAGAACATGACAGAGTTCCTGGGAGAGACTAATATTCCTGCTCCGGATGCTCTGGGACTGGGTGGCTCTCTGCCCGGTGCCGGTCCTGACAGCTGGAAGAACCGAGCCGCCAGCCGCTTCAGCGGCTTCTTCAGCTCCAACGCTGGAGCGGGGCCCTTTGGCAAG GAGTCGGACCgtctggagcagctccagagcAAACTCCATTCCTACATGTTGTTCGGGCTTCCCAAGGTGCCGCGGCAGCTCTCCTTCCACCAGGACtcctgggaggaggaggaggagaccaaCCTGGTCCTGGAAGACAGTTGGCAGATGCTACTGGACAACTCAGAG acatTGACAAGGCGACAGTTCCACCAACAGGAGGCAATATGGGAGCTGCTGCAGACGGAGGCAACTTACATAAAGAAACTCCGAGTCATCACTGAT CTGTTCCTGAGTGGGCTGCTGAACCTGCAGGAGAGCGGCCTGCTGATGGAGGTGGAGCCCGCCAAGCTGTTCAGTAACATCCAGGATCTTGTCATCCTCCACACGTCCCTGTGGAACCAGGTCATGCTGCCCGTCCTCGAGAAGGCCAGGCAGGCCCGGGCGTTGCTCGACCCCACCGACCTTCACCACGGCTTCAGGACG TTTGGCTCCAGATTCCAGCCCTACATCATTTActgcatggaggaggaaggctgCATGGAGAACATGCGCACGCTTCTCAGGGACAATGAGCTCTTCAGGACCTACGTCACG TGGGGAGAGACCCATAAGCAGTGTAACCGTCTGAAGCTGGCCGACATGTTGGCGAAGCCTCATCAGAGACTGACCAAATATCCACTCCTACTGAAGAGCGTTCTCAAGAAGACGGACGAGCCATCGGCCCGTGATATTGTCAACAGCATG GTGGCCGCAGTAGAGGACTTCATCAACAGCGTGGAGTCCGAGATGCGACATCGTCAGGAACAACAGAAGCTGGCCACCATCTCTGCCCGTATAGACTCCTACGAAGCCGTAGAGGGCAGCAGTGAAGAAGTGGAGAAG ATCCTCAAGGATTACAACTGCTTCGACCTCATGGCTCCCATGATAGGAATTTCACCGAAGGAGACTCGACAGCTGCATCTTGAGGGAGCGCTGAGGATGAAAGAGGGCAAAGACAGTAGG ATGGACGTCTACTGTGTCCTGTTCACCGACCAGCTGCTAATTACCAAGCCAGTGAAAAAAGTGGAGAAAGTCAAGATCATCCGCCAGCCTCTCCTCATTCACAACGTCGTCTGTAAGGAGCTCAAAGACCCTG GCTCATTCATCCTCATCTACCTCAACGAGTTTAAGAGTGCAGTAGCAGCCTACACTTTCCAAGCCAACAGCGCCACCCAGGGGCGAAGCTGGATCGATGCAATCTGCAACATCCAG AACCAGCACCAGAAGCTTCGCAATGAGGAGCTCCttcaagaggaggaggaggaggaagatgagagcAGCAACTCCACCCCAAGTTCCCCATGCCTGAGGCACGAAGACCAGCAGAACTCAAG TCAATCAGATGGTTCCACTGAGACCCTGTCAGTGATGGACATTGATGAACCAGGCGAACTCCAAGAGCCTCCCTCCCCGAACATGAACCTCGAGGGAACCAGTAAGAAAGACTCCGATGTGGCTCTCCTGTCTGAGAGGACTGAGGTCCAGCAGTCTCAGCCCGCGAGCTCCAACAGAGTTCACCTCAGTGTTTACTCTGAGCGCGATCAGGAGACGGGTCCCGACGGCGAGGAGCTGGACCCCCAGTGTCGCTCTCTTTCCATGGACAGCGCCTACGGCACCCTCTCCCCTGAATCCCTCCTGAGAGAACTTCAGCCTCAGCCCGGCCAAAGTAAAGGAGAGGAGGCTGAGGAGGACGAGGGAGACGGGGAGGTCGAGGAGGCTGAGCAGGAAGAGACAGAATTTGAGGAGGTagaagaagagcaggaggaggaggaggaggaggatgctaCCTCACTGGGGTCCCAGGTGTCAGTAGTCCAGTCTTCTAAACCTCGCCGGCGGCCTCACGTTCAGTCCCGAGTCCCCTGCCTCCTGAAGCTGCCCACTATGACCTTATCCCGCTCTGAGGACAATCTGCTGCAGCGCCTCCAGGGTGAAACCCCCGCatcccaccacacacactcactcagctCTAATGAGCAGGACCAATCAGAATGTAGGGACAAGGACACGTCACCTCTGGCACACAGTAGAAGCCTGACGGAGCTGGGCCCAAACTGCATGGAGCTGTTTTCCAGTGACCTCGACCAGTCTGAAGACAGCTTGAGCATGAGCATGCCCTCCCACAAACTCTGTGCCACCCTGAGGAGGGCGCAGGCCAGGCACGGCCACCCGGCAATCGCCGAACTACGCGAGGGTAATGAGTCCCAAAGCAACAGCTCGGACGGGGAAACGGCTCCATCTGCCTGCGTAGAAAGGACAAACAAGTCAACAGCCACCGAGGATTCGGGGGAAGCGTCACCTAAAAAGAGGAAATCACCGGCCCAGCAGCACAAGAAGCTGACACTAGCTCAGCTGTATAGAATACGCACCACTCTGGTCCTCAACTCCACACTCACTGCATC gGAGGTATAA